The sequence below is a genomic window from Scylla paramamosain isolate STU-SP2022 chromosome 38, ASM3559412v1, whole genome shotgun sequence.
AATCTGAGAATAGGAACGCTTTAAATATTGTTCCTTTCTCCAGTTACAATGCATTATTTCCTCAGTGATATAAGGACACCAATATTTCTCTTTAAAATCCTCTTGGCTACTCACCTCTGTGGCCAATGAAAAAAGtacaattaagaaaacaaatccGAGAATAGGAACGCTTTAAATATTGTTCCTTTCTCCAGTTACAATACATTTTTTCCTCGGTGATATAAGGGCGACAATATTTCTCTTTACAATCCTCGTTTAAACACCCATTTCACGAGCCTGACAGGTGTTCTAATTACCTTTGCTGGCAGGTGTGTGTAATTTTGTGCCTTCACGGAGCACAAGGCCATTTAGTATAGCACCCAATTATGTAAACAAGCTTGCAGGTAAAGatattttgtttagtttgtttAAGCTGAATTAAATGCATAGAGGTGAAGTGATCAGCAGAGAGAATTGTGTTGATATACTAAGCGTGTTTCTACCTCAAGGACGCCCTCACTTCCAACCTGCCTTGCTCTCCCTGCCTctactctttcctctcacccttatccgcgttcctccctccacctctactCTGTCCCTTTAATCTTTCCCGTcatttccatctcctttccttccttccctcttcactgcgtctctctactctccctcatatttaccttccctcacttttttttacattcctctCTTAAGTgcacaagaacaagacaaaagatCTAGACTAccatcttgtttttttatccCCAGCAGACATGGAAGAGACCCAGCCCAGTGGGACGCCGCGCCTTCCCGTCCTTGCCTTACCCCCACACACTTTCTTCTCACCGACGCTGCCCACTCCCACCGTGCTAAGTAAAAACTGGACTCCCTCGTCACAACTTACAGCTTCCTCTACGGCCTCTTCCCTCGCCCGATTATTGCTCTCCAAGCCTCCACATCTCCCAgctggtaatattttttcacacccctcctcctacaccaccacctccttctcctcctcctcgtcctcctcgtctcctccccTCAGTACCTCAAGTCCCACCTCCTCAGTCTTCTCAGAGGTGGAAAAAGCTACAGTTATTTCCGTCACTGAGTCTCAAGGGGAAGACAACACCACCTTCCTGCTGCAGCCTCCACATCCCTACCTGGCCCACACCTCCGCCTCCATCAGGGTCCATCTAGGCGCCACAGCGAAACTCGACTGTGTTGTGCACGATTCCGCTAACGAGGCGGTAAGTAATTATGCTtctatcgttattttttttttcatttatattcctttttttttataatgctctctctgtctctttctccctctctctctctctctctctctctctctctctctctctctctctctctctctctctctctctctctctctctctctctctctctctaggagtgagggaagaagggatcTGAAGGCGCGGCGTAAATAGCCAAGGAAACCCTGCAAGCATCGCTCTGAAGCAACGCCGATACCCGAAAGGAAGCTCTGAATGGAATAGATTGCCAGGCGGCGTGTGCTGGCAggaggccgaggaggaggaggaggaggaggaggaggcggaagtggtggtggtgtaagtggtggaagacgaaaataaacaagaacaacaacaacaacaataacaggaagcagaacaagaacaagaacaagaagaaaagaaaaatgagaaggaaaaagaaaaagtaaaagatgcggaggaggaaaaagaagaagaagaagaagaagaagaagaagaagaagaagaagaagaagaagaagaagaagaagaagaagaagaagaagaagaagaagaagaaggaggaggaggaagagtaggaggaggaggaggagaaggcggttAAGttacatgaagaagaagaagaagaagaagaagaagaagaagaagaagaaggaagaggaggaggatgagactgAAGACCCACGAAGCAAGCGAGCATCTGAACATGGTatcataagaaagaaaacgagaggaaatagTGCAATGGGTCACTACTACAAAGCGGCGCTGATGAGATGAGCTCCAGCGCTTTCTGAACCTAAGGACGGCTGGATTAGCGCGCCAAACGGTGATTCGCCCAAAGGAGGTCACGCAAATCAAGTCTATCACGAGGAGGCAGCCACGAGGGGGGGAATATTGCACGGGCGTCATGGGGAGAGATCACCGCAAGCGcctctttcagttttccttgtAGAATCTTAGCGGAAACCAGAACACgtgaagtaagaaaaataacgaaTGATTGAGGGAAAAAGTGATGAATATGAGGGTGTTGTCAGATTTTATTTCCCTCAGTTTTCCTTCAGGTGTCTTTGCGGAAACCGGAACACgtgaagtaagaaaaataagtggAACAACCTCGCTTCTCTTTCCTTAACGAAcgatggagaagtggaggaacaATACAAACAAGAGATGCGTCTGAttgtttccttcatcctccttcaaGTGTCTGCGGAAACCAGAACATGTGAAGTAAATGAACTAAGAGGGCCAAGTTACACAACATCTCTTCgtggagaaataaaaggatattAAATTTTATAAGAGAACAAGAGTTAAGTTAAACAGGTTCGCTTCTCCTTCCTGAACGAACGATAgagaatacaacaacaacaacaacaacaacaacaacaacagcagcagcagcagcagcattacggcacacaaacacacacaaaggcagggagagaaggagaggttgGTAGGAGACACGTATACGTACCAACACGCACCATCAGTCACCATTCAGAGGACGGTGGCCACTGCCTTCCGCCTGACTGACCCCACACCAACTCCCTGCCAAAGTTACTCCCGCCTCCAGGACAGGGAATGGAGCCCACGTGACGTACTTTCCCCTGCGCCAACCCCTCGAACGCTAGCAGAGGTAATGGCTGCGGACCgtaaggaggagaaaacgagaCTACTGTTCTGAAAAGTATCGAATTTGCAACACTTCATGAGGTATGCGAGTCTTGCAGGCGGCGCGGCGTGGGGTGGCTGagaggcggcgggcggcggggcTCAGGATGCATCAACTTGTATTGCCTCGTTACTTTCCTTTTGGCTGATGAAAGACACGTCAAGCGCCAATTATCAAGTACGCCGGAAGACCCACTCCTTTGCGGTCTCGTTCTCTCCAGAGTGGAATGACTTGGGTACGATCAGGACCCTGCGTCATGCCACTCCCCAATCAAGGTCTCCATCACGAGCTTCGtcagttcctcctctttcaactACTTCCGTCAGGGGTCGTTAGGGAGCATCAGCCTTTCCCAGCTTTCAAACTCGCTCGGTCCTCTGCGCTTTCCTCAGCCACGCCCTTAACAAACACGTCCTTCTCTCAGGTCCTCCTTACGTAGATCAATTTCCAGGACCTCTCTTCCTACATACTCATTTCTTCTTCAGACATGCCCAGACATGGCCAATCCACCTCAGTCATGCGCATTACAAGCATTTCTTCCACTGCATCCACAAATCTTCCCTCAGATCTTCTTTCATGAAAATTTACCTTGTTATTTCTATCCTGACTGCTCTTGTGTGGTGTTGAGTGAATAGAGGTGTTAGGTGCACAATTAACAGGTGTTTTATTCAGGTGTCGTGGCTGCGGCGTGACAACGATCACCTGGAGCTGCTCACCTGGGCAGACAACACCTACACTAATGATGACAGGTGAGGCAGCAACACACCTTTGACACTTTAAACAACGTAAAACCGCAGAGGTAATTAGTTGGGTTTACGAGTGAGCGCATGTTTAGAGGTGGTGTTCAGGGCTTGTTGGTTCAGAGATTGTTAGTGTTCAGGGTTGGCCAAGTTCTTGTCAGGACTATTTAAGGGATGGTtcagggtggttcttgtgtctcttCCAGGTTCTCCGTggtacaggaggagggggacgggtGGCGGCTGTGGAGGCTTGAGATCCGCAGGGCACAGGAGCAGGACCAGGGAGATTACAGGTGCCAGGTCGCCACTCACCCCCCGCTGCTTCTAGATGCCTTCCTCACTGTGGATggtaagtgttgtgttgtgttgtgttgggttgtattgggttgtgttgggttgtgttGGGTTATGTTGAGTtccttttgttgtgttgtgttttgagaGTCGAGTAGAGAAGTTAGTTGGATTTTTCAGTTaaagatttgtttgtttgttttttcactTCGGTTTTTGGGTTTTGAGTTGAGTTTTGGGTTACATTTTTGAGTTTCGGATTCATTTAATTAGTCCTTGTGAGATTTTTTTGAGTTCTAAGTTCTGTTGGGGTCAAGCAAGAGCACAGAACATATtagggtgaaagaaaacgagtgaaTTAGAAGAGTTGGTCATGtcagggtgaagggaaggtgcaGCTCGTGTTGAGGTGAAGGTTGCAGGTCCCGGTGGGTTTCTCTTTACGGGTGGGTGGAGTGAGTGGTGCCTCCGCCGCCTCAGGAATGTAAAGCACGCAGTttatgtgatggtgatgaatgagTGGCTGGCGAAAACGAGGAGGCGGTGTTTGTATCGTTCATCTTGCTTTTATTGAAccatttcttgttttatgtgtgtgtgtgtatgtgtgtgtttctttctttcttgcatcctttccttcattccattcttcctgttcctttatttatcttcctcagTTCCCTCTTATTCAAAATTCACgtgcttttttttaattcaccgcccctttctttcctcttctctttcttcctttcgctcattttcttcattccgTTCTTTCATTGCcttttgttttgcttccttGATTCGCTATTACTCAAAATTCACGTGTTTTCTTGATTCATGTTCTCTTgtgctttcttccctttcttctttttttcctcgttttcttctggTTCGAGAttcacttcctttattcatacacgtttctttgtatcctcttctcttttttttctattctcattttatttattcctttttgtcTTGTTCCTTCATTTCACTCCTTTTAAATCGCCTGGCTAAaaacttccttcattaattccttcccacccttttccctcttcccaaaAACTCCCTTTCGTCCttccccttcatcccttcctcactACTCAAAACTCCCTTCCTTTACCCACACCCTCCTTTGCCCCCCTTCCTGTTTTAacgtcattttttccttccttttcactcgTCCTggcccttcatcccttccttcaccgCTACTCAAGCTTCCCTTtaaattctcttttcttcccgtcCTGTTTACAGCCTTCACGCCACTGCCTaacccagccacacacacacacacacacacgcactcacacactcactatcTCTGTCCGCAGTTCCAATAGCGCGCGTGGTGGACGAGAGAGGTGACCAGGTGGAGGAGAAGCACTACAACAGCGGCAGTATGATTGAGCTCAAGTGTATCGTGAACCAGGTGCCCTTCCCCCACGGCCCCGTCACCTGGAGGAGGGGAGCCACAGTCCTCACCTTCAACACCTCCAGGGGCGGCATCAGGTGAGGACAAGCAGACTAGACACAGGTGGGCACTGGTAGACTAGACACGGGTCACCTTAATTACCAGGTAAGGACAGGTAGACTTGACAGGGACACGGGGTCACCTTAAGTCATCAACTGGGCACAGGGGCATAAAGTTATTATTAAACCATCAAATGAGTATAGGCACACGCGCCAACTTTAGCCCAGAAATCAAGGTAAACACAGGTAGGAACACGGGCTCAGGTGAAACAGGGCAATAAACTGTGATAAAATGGGACACAGCCCTTCTCAGGCCAAAAACCACGCGTAAAAAGGTAAATTAGACTAACATATCAGGTGAATACTAATGAATACAGGTAAAGGGACCCACCTCAAGCCCACAGGTGAGTGCAGGTGAGGAGAGACACACGATTAGGAGACAAAATAACAGTAACATCACGCGTTACATCACCTCACAGCATTAGGTAACAGCCAGGTGGTGTAACAGGAGAAATACGAGTAATACgtggaataaaacaaaacctCACTTACAAAGCCATAAATTAAACAGGTATTTAATTACGACGTGTAATCAGAAGCAGGAAAGAGACAGGTGAGACAGGTTAAGACATCAGGTGGTATAAGAGGTGAAATAACACGCCAAATAACACACAATCACCTTTACGAAGTTATTTTTCAACCAGGAACTCAATTATGACAATCTACGTGTAATTAGAAGCAAGGCAGGTGAGACAGGTAAAGTTATCAGGTCATTACGCTTCAAGAGACCTTTATTGGATGATTCTCTaaccctctttcctttattcacgCGGCGCTCTTCCCTATGTCAACCCTGTGCTCGCCTCGTATGCCTTCTCTTGTTAATCTTACGCTGAACggatgggaaaaaataagagcagGTTAATTAGCCAGCCCGCTACACGTGACCCACCCGAAATATGACGCCAGTGAGATAAAAGAGCCcgtatttggagagagagagagagagagagagagagagagagagagagagagagagagagagagagagagagagagagagagagagagagagaatggataatattaaacatagatagatagatagatagatatgcagacagacagacagacagacagataaatagatagatagatagatatagatatagatagataaatacgtaAATAGTAAGGAATATTTAGaatttaagaaggaaagaaagggacacacacacacacacacacacacacacacacacacacacacagggcgaTAGAGCAGTCCAGTCAGGAAATAATACAtgacagtgaagggagagagtaaaaaatCCTTTAAACCcatgaacatttttttgttttaccagCAAAATGATATCGAACAAATAAGATCCTGAAAataatccctttctctttttttttgtgggtgacTGAACGAAATGCAAACAGATGCGTGAGAACCTTATGGAAGACAAACCCGAAAAATAAcgagaaatggatgaaaagcggaaaattaaatcaataaGCAACCCTGACTAAACTAAAATACGgttgaaattaaataaaatgagagatgGTGGCGattaaacaagagagagagagagagagagagagagagagagagagagagacgaggaaccagaccagaccagaccagaccataCCAGACCAGACCACACCAAACCACACCCATGACACCAAAgttaccccttcctcctctaacAGCCCTCgtaactacaactacaaccacaGCTCAAACAGACGAAGCAGCGTAGAGTAAAGGTGATTATTAATATCGTAGTGTTGTTAACGAGCGGCTGCACAAAGACACTTGATTTAATGCTGGAATAACACGAATGATAACCGTGAAAGCCTTGTTAAGTTTTGGCTACTGTAATGTTCTGAATTGttccctgactgactgactgactgactgactgctcttcatgtgtgtgtttgtgtgtgtgtttgtgtgtgtcttctcttcattctctctctctctctcttcctttctgaaataataaatgtttttttttttatctatctgtctctctgtctgtcaatgttatttgtttatttgtttgtctttgtctgtctgtctgtttatctatctatgtatttatctatctacgtatttatctatctgtctattcatatattcatttgtttatctgtcaaaTTATATACTtatctgtgtgtgagtgtgtatctctctctctctctctctctctctctctctctctctctctctctctctctctctctctctctctctctctctctctctctcttgcaggtggtcacaaacataaaagaaataCGACACACAGGTAATTGTACAGGTAAATTTTCCATTACTTTATAAAGGTAACTCTCAATGTTTATTACCGAGTTTATTCTCTTGTAATGTTTATTCTTTATCAACTgacagacaaggaaaaaaagataatattttcagtttttttctctttccttcatcaacaccacgaaaaagaaaatgggtaatattgttttcctcctctctttttccttccttcattatttatcaAGCATTGGGGgtatcttctccttttcctcttcatccctccccctttccttcatcaccgcaagggaagagaggacaaaAAAAGGTGGGGGGGGATAAAAGTTAGcgtgtttttccctcttccctcttaccCCTTTCGTCAGAgtaaaaggggaggaggaaaggacacaaaagaataacactctcctcttttcctcctttcattcaacACAAGGGAGCGAGAAAACGGAaaatgttttatctttttttcctctttcccctcgtcAGCGTGAAAAAttgacacaaaaaaataaggtttcctcttcttttcctcctttccctttcatttgcTAACacaagggaaaaggaaacagggaaaagatgtgaagttttAGTCTCCTCTCATAAGAAACCCTTCGCCCTTCGTATCCTGGCCATTCTCCTCTCCACTAATTCAAATAAATCTATCTACAATATGGAATTAACACTGGACTGCTTAATCTGACCAGCGCCTACTACAACTTCAATATCACTTCAACCCTTTTActaaccctttaactgctatTTGGTACTTTTCTTAATTggtaatcactctgagacatttttaCTTAATCCACAGCCATCTCCAATCTTTATACCGGGTTGAAAAAGCAAAATGTACTGTTTTTAATCCCCCCTTCTTCCTTGTAGATGCTTacaaagatttcatgcattacttgtGGTGCTGTTAACTGTTTCgcatcgcagtgaaagggttagtcGATCCTAATACCTAATTTGCTTTATCTCTGGTCTCCAAGCagtgttttttcctcctttttcctcctttttcctccattccctcaacacaaacagagaaaatacttgtttctttaatatttttgcgaccgttcccctctttcccctcgtcAGCGTGAAGGGACAACAGGACTGGGGCTTCGTGAGAAGTCGCCTGTACGTGGCCCGCGCCCAGCCCTCTGACTCCGGCCGCTATTCCTGCTGCTACACCAACACCACCTGTGACTCAGTGACCGTCCACGTGATagcaggtaggtgtgtgtgtgtgtgtgtgtctagtctATACAAACACAAGAACATCAGAAATAaggtaagctgcaagaagtcttcaggcttacacgtggcactccctgcttgaaatatacccacctatttccacctatcatcttcaCCCAttaacccgtctaatcttctcttaaagctccctaatgtcttagcactgaCAACTTGAtgactgagtctgttccattcatcaaccaccctatttgagaaccagtttcttcctatctcttttttaaacttaaatttttcaagctctaatccgttatttcttgttctgtcctagTTACTGATCCTaataattttgcttacgtctcccttgttataaccgtTATACCGCTTAAAAACCTCTATAATTACCCTTCGCttgtctttcactgcatccataaacgtcagcttactctctctctttcttccgccGGATAAactcaccaccagcaccctcaTGCCTACATACTCCCGGTCTCTCCTCTAGATACGCCCACCTCAATCACACCATCACAAGCTTGTAAAGTGCATCATAAACCCTATCTCAGGTCCTCTTGatcggaagaaagagaggaagaccaacAGGTTTGTGATGCATTGAAAGGGGACCTGTAATGTGTGGGTGACTGAGGTGAGGTATGCCAGGAGAGAAGAGGCGCGTgtgggcaggaggaagagaggacgtGAGAAGGTTTAAGGGTACAATGAAAGACGAGCTAGTAATGGCGGAAAAGACTGACATTTCAGAGGGAGCTGATGCATTGTGCTGACCCaatcaacctatctatctatctatctatcaataccTTCCCTTCTGCAGGAGAGAACCCAGCGGCAATGCAACATGATACTACCCCGGAAGCCCCCCCGAGCAGCATATCCCCCAGCTCGTTCCCCCGCCACCTCCACCTACGGGTCGTTACCAGCCTCCTCACTTGTGTGTTCACCTGGAGAACCACGTGACACCTGAGTACCTTTGTCTGAACGTATCAATGTGCTCCTTTTGTTCCCAAGGTTTGTTTGCGTggtgaaataaatgaaggaaagtgtcatgtttgttattggtggtgaaAATAGTGAGGGTCGTTGTTATTCTGTGCTGAGATGGGcgtggtgcagagagagagagagagagagagagagagagagagaatagggttGTGTACGTGAAGAATCCCTAAGGAGCTAGTGAGAgatgggattctctctctctctctctctctctctctctctctctctctctctctctctctctctctctctctctttgatggtACATACATAATAACACCTGAAACACTTAATCGTATATTTTcgttacctttcctttccttcgtaaccataacaacaacaacaacaacaacaacaataataataataataataagccatgaagaggaggaaagacagagagagagagagagagagagagagagagagagagagagagagaagaggaaagaaaacaataccatgacataaaacataaaaataaataaaggaaacaaaaaaaaaagagagcataGAAACACAAgggcaaaaaaaggaagaacaaatgacACCGCTggtcagagaaagagaaaaaaaaaagaaaaaaaaagaagcgaaaCAAAGGAATACTTAATAAAATACCTTAATTGGATGTGGcgactgtagtggtggtggtggtggtggtggagacctttgacgtgacacacacacacacgcacacacacacacacacgctgaatACTGTCCACGAATATAcatatgtgcgtgcgtgtgtgtgtgtgtgtgtatggactTGCTCGCACAGaaacgcacacacgtacacgtaaTACTGCCTTGTACGTGAAGGAacctgccaaaaaaaaataagataagtaataaataagtcttatcttttcttatatCATATTTAACAAGCTTCCattaccccctccccctccccctcctcttaaaAGCCTTCTCCATTTAATTACCACTTCAagactttcattattattacacgctctgaatcatcatcattatcattatcaccatcatcatcatcatcgtcatcatcatcatatcgtATTTTAAAAGCATTCATTATCTCTCTGATAGCGTTTACCGGGTGACTCAGAAGGTGTGAATTTTAAACTCCTATTTCTCTAGTCACGTGAAACACTTGctctttaaaaaataaataaataaataaataagtaaataattcaAAACGATTCCTTGTTTTCAAAGATGGCAGCGGTTAAAGAAAATCAAgcaaattcaattttttttttttttttttgaagcccCTGTACACCCATGGCTAAGGTAATTATTGCAATATATCCGTAATTACCATCTAACACATCTCAGTTAACTAGCTAATCGTGTCCCTGTCCTCTCTGCCCTCCAGTCACGAATTTGAAAAGGTAACTAAGCGTTTTGTCTAACCATCGTGGAGCTCACCTGCTGCATCCTTCCCTCATGGTGCCCCGCCCTCGAGTGTTGCTATCTGCTATCTGCCATGTCTAGACTCAGGGTGACCTAACACAGCCAGAGTTGACCTGACATAGCCCAAGCTGTCGTGTCGTTGTTGAATTAGTTGACCGACGAAAACCAGCTTAACTTGACTTAACAAACCTGCCCCATTTTTCATCTAACAAAACATTTATAACAAACCTTCCCCATTTTTCATCTAACAAAACATTTATACTTATCATAATTTACCTGCTTTTCTTTGAGTCTTGCGTCAGAAATTCATAAGTGACAATATTTGCTGGCtatgatggtggcagtggtggtggtggtgataataatgctgTCTAAGAGTCTATATGTTGAAATCATCTGTTCTCACTTAAAGATTGGTTTCATTGCCCAGTCAAGCTTTCATGAGTGACAAAAAACTACAGTAAACACTTTATTTATCAAGAGAATTATaacaaacacccttgaaaaccataacttcaactagagcctcttaATTATGAAAAGCACCCTTGTAACTTCCACTATAACCAGTTTATCAAGAGAATTATAGACACCCAGTTTATTGTCAAGAGaattataaaaacacccttgaaaatcataacttcaactggagcctcttaattatgaaaagcacccttgaaaactatagtaacttccactataaccagtttatttatcaagagaattataaaagctctcaaaaaccataaaaacttccactggagcctcaatcatgaaaaacacccttgaaaaccataaaaacttccACTGGAACCTCAATCAtgaaaaactcttgaaaaccataaaaacttccactggagcctcttaaccatgaaaaacacccttgaaaaccataaaaacttccactggagcctcttaatcacaaaaaacacccttgaaaaccacattatcttccactacagcctttaCAACTTCTACCAGAATCATGACAAGATCTTTGAATACCTGAATAACTTCCACAAGGCTGCAGAAGGTTGAGATAAGATGCCAGAACACTTAAGAATGCCAAGAAAGGTAATGTAACGAACGCAGGTATATACAAGGTGTTTATTAAGTCCCGTCAGTTACCTGTGCCGCAGTCTTTGCATCTCTTTCAAGAAtcgtataaataaatataaaagggaaataaaaaagaataaactatCAAATCAATAACAATCGATACTTACATTACTATTTACAAACGCTTCAGGAAAAAGTTCATCTTATTTACAAGGTGGTGGTTAATGAGCCAGCTTACCTGAGTCACCTCCTGTACCTGGCAGCTACCTGGTGATACAAATCCTTTTCATTAAGGTACTCAAAATGTGCTCTTTATCTGATATGGTTTTAATTCtaattcctcttcatccttttcttttgctttagTTATCtagttcttccttctcatccttttcttttctaattatctatctccacttctcctgtttccttttctaattcctttctcatccttttcttttgctttaccTATCAGTTCTACCTCATTTCCTCCAGTTTCTTTTCTCTAATTCCTCtacctcatccttttcttttgtttttatctatctcatttcctccagttttcttctctaattcctctctcatctttttctcttgctttagTTATCTATCTCCAATTCCTTTAATCTCATATTTCCTCtaattccttttcctcatcattctctACCTTAGTTCACCTCCACTTACTCCTCACTTTCTCCCACAGTCACAAAATTGAAGTGACCTGGAGGTCCTGCACATTTCAATCACTCAATCTACAAGTCTTTCCATGGGGGGCATTTCTCCTGCATAGCTCACCTTACAGATTAGGAATCAATGGCATCTGATCTGATAGAGTTATTCCCAGTCAGTCTGATTCCCACAGAGATTCACCAGCCAAGAGGGATTTTCAAGACAGTTTTCCATCTGGCAACTGGTACCTTCACTGAACCCTCTATAGTCTTCCAGCAAGGACCTGTACCACTCCTCCAGGACCTCTAGTCTTC
It includes:
- the LOC135091832 gene encoding basement membrane-specific heparan sulfate proteoglycan core protein-like isoform X2 yields the protein MVTVAVFMAIATLAACDMEETQPSGTPRLPVLALPPHTFFSPTLPTPTVLSKNWTPSSQLTASSTASSLARLLLSKPPHLPAGNIFSHPSSYTTTSFSSSSSSSSPPLSTSSPTSSVFSEVEKATVISVTESQGEDNTTFLLQPPHPYLAHTSASIRVHLGATAKLDCVVHDSANEAVSWLRRDNDHLELLTWADNTYTNDDRFSVVQEEGDGWRLWRLEIRRAQEQDQGDYRCQVATHPPLLLDAFLTVDVPIARVVDERGDQVEEKHYNSGSMIELKCIVNQVPFPHGPVTWRRGATVLTFNTSRGGISVKGQQDWGFVRSRLYVARAQPSDSGRYSCCYTNTTCDSVTVHVIAGENPAAMQHDTTPEAPPSSISPSSFPRHLHLRVVTSLLTCVFTWRTT
- the LOC135091832 gene encoding basement membrane-specific heparan sulfate proteoglycan core protein-like isoform X1, with product MVTVAVFMAIATLAACADMEETQPSGTPRLPVLALPPHTFFSPTLPTPTVLSKNWTPSSQLTASSTASSLARLLLSKPPHLPAGNIFSHPSSYTTTSFSSSSSSSSPPLSTSSPTSSVFSEVEKATVISVTESQGEDNTTFLLQPPHPYLAHTSASIRVHLGATAKLDCVVHDSANEAVSWLRRDNDHLELLTWADNTYTNDDRFSVVQEEGDGWRLWRLEIRRAQEQDQGDYRCQVATHPPLLLDAFLTVDVPIARVVDERGDQVEEKHYNSGSMIELKCIVNQVPFPHGPVTWRRGATVLTFNTSRGGISVKGQQDWGFVRSRLYVARAQPSDSGRYSCCYTNTTCDSVTVHVIAGENPAAMQHDTTPEAPPSSISPSSFPRHLHLRVVTSLLTCVFTWRTT